ACCACTAAAATATTCATGCCCTTTGACCGAATTACACTGAGAACCCATGCAAAGGAAATTACTGGCAAAAGGAAAAACTGTAGGGATGATGATATAATTCATTACAACAGTACTtacaatagaaaaacaaaacaaaaattaggacTTGCCTAATGGGAAATACTGGGTAAACTAACATCCACATTGGATTGTAACAGTCATTAAAAATAGTGGTTATGAAGGCTAGCCATGTGGGAAAATGCGTATGTACCACTGAATAAAGTAACAGttcttaaaatttgtttacaTCTATGAAAAAATGCATAGGGAAAATTAACTGGAAATACACCAACATAACTGCTTATATTATgataatgaattataaaaattatttttcctttccccattatttgatttctctgaaataaatgtacTAGAACCTACAGAATCTTTTGAATCCAAGTAACTTTCACTATTTAACAGCGAGTACACTGTACAATGCCAGGAGCATAGCAAGTGTTCAGTGTTTAAGAGGAAAAGACTTCTTACCTCTTACTGGTATGTATCTACAGAGACTCAAATCATAACCAAGGACAGAGAATAAGCTTGACTTGTCTCAAAATGGTTTttaacctaaaactgctctgcTAGATTTCAAATCACAAACTCTGCTGACCATTTTAATAAAGCTCCTTGGCCATActgaaaaatctttcatttttaaaaattcagaataccCAACTGAGATAGAGATAACTCTGGGGAAAACTGTTTTGGGAGGAAGCCCGTGAAACTAATAAAAGAATGTGTGCCACTCTACAATACTTCTGATGCTTTTTGTCAAGAAAAGAATTCATTTAACAGCAACAGCTGTCCGAGgggattttgttatttttaattttagcaactTTCTTGGGTAGAAGATCTCAGAACACAGATCAAAAGAAATATGCAGAGCTTGGGTAGGTACCTCTTATTTAATGAAAACAGAGTATGTATAATGGAAAAACCTACTGCAAGTCCTAAGCATGGGCTGACAGAAGAATCTGAGATACTGTAGGACAGCAAAAAATGTATCTccaagaaagaatagcaaattgTTTTCACAAAAGAGATAAacccaaaggtttttttttgaaagggtTTTGTAAAAACCATAAAGATCTTAGAAAAGAACCCAGGCAGTAACCTCTCTGACATTGtctgtagcaacttttttctagacgTGTTTcctgagacaaaggaaaacaaaagcaaaatcaatatataattgggtctacctcaaaataaaaggcttctgcacagtgaagagaacaatcagcaaaactgaaagacaacctactgaatgggagaagatacttgcaaatgcatatctgatgaaggattagtatccaaaatatataaagaactaataaaacccaagacccaaaaaacaatcccgttaaaaaatgggcaaaagacatgaacaggtatttccccaaagaagacattcagatggccattcagataaatgaaaacatgttcataaCTTACTCtaaggcaaatgcaaatcaaaactataatgaggttattacctcacacctatcagaatggctaaaatcaactacaaaagaagtaacaagtgttggcgaggatatggagaaaaaggaatcctcatgcactgttggtgggaatgcaaactgctgcagccactgtggagaacggtatggaggttccttaaaaagttttaaaagtcttttaaaaagttttttaaaaagttaataacagAACTACCTTATGGTCCAGCAATTggactgctgggtatttacccaaggaatagAAAACACTACTTCAAAGGGATGCCCTtatgtttataggagcattatttaaatagccaagatatggaagcagcctacatgtctatcaatagatgatgaatggataaagaagaggtggtatatatatatatacacaatggaatattactcagctataaaaaagaatgaaatctggccatttgcaatgatatagatagagccagagagtataaatgctaagtgaagtaagtcagagaaggacaaatatcatatgatctcactcatatgtataatttaagaaacaaaataaatgaacaaaggtgAAGGGGggagaaacaaatgaagaaacagattctttaagattttatctattcataagagacacacagagaggggcagagacacaggcagagggagaagcaggcttcctgcagggagcctgatctgggacttgatcccaggaccccggcatcatgaccttagttgaaggcagacgcccgatcactgagccacccagccatcccaggaaacagatgcttaactacagagaaccaagcaggttaccagaagggaggtaggtgaggggatggggattaagaagtgcacttgttgtgataaGCACCTGATATTGTATGGAAGTTGTGAAtcatactgtatacctgaaactaatactacactgtaagttaactaactagaattaaacacatttttaaaaagggcatttctgggatccctgggtggcgcagcggtttggcgcctgcctttggcccagggcgtgatcctggagacccgggatcgaatcccacatcgggctcccagcatggagcctgcttctccctctgcctgtgtctctgcctctctctctctctctgtgtgactatcataaataaataaaaatttataaaaaaaaataaaataaaataaataaataaataaaaagggcaTTTCTAAAGTTTTCTGGAGAAAGGGCTGATATAGTTTTTAGTGTTCAGTTATGGTGATGTCTTTTACACATCTTGTTCCATCAAAGCACAGCCATTGATAGAGTTTGTGGAATTTCTCATTACAGGAGAATTCCTCTTGAAGCAACCTGACTCAGAAAAGAAATCAGGGAATAATATTAGGTTTAGGAAAAGTTCTCTCTGTATTAAATTACTGTACTTTATTAGCCCCCTACAATGCATTCGGATtgacaataaaaatacatattaacacACAACTTTTAAGAATATATACTACACAAcagcaaagttttaaaaagcattcttcaATTTAAGCTGATACCAAGTTTTACATTTTGTAGGGTTATTGGGAACTTGCCTGGAACAATTAATAAACTGAACTTTGGCTTTGTTAGAACCTGGAGCTAAAATGATACGGACTGTTACCCCTAACATCTATCtttaacagtttcttttcttttttttaaattattttccatatttattcatgagagacacagagagaaatgcagagacacaggcagagggagaaacaggttccctgcagggaacccgatacaggatttgatcccaggacactggggtcacgcccagagccaaaggcagacacactcaacttctgagacacccaggcgtccctatcctTAACAGTTTCcaaatagtatttaatttttttcctagtcatAAAGATAATACATAATTACTGTCAAGAATGctagcacagggcagccccggtggcgcagcggtttagtgcctcctgcagcctggggtgtgatcctggagacccaggatcaagtcccacatcaggcctcctgcatggagcctgcttctccctctgcctgtgtctctgcctctctctctctctctgaatgaataaataaatcttaaaaaaaaattattaaaagaaaaatgctagcACAGaaacaaattacttaaaaaaaaaaacaaaaaaaaatgccttaaatcCTTTCACAGAAAGATAATCATAGTTAACTTGTCATTCtagatatttttgagaaatgtctatctgtgcacacacaaacaaaaacagaatacatCTAAAATTTTGTACAAGTAGGATGGATTATGTGGCATTTTACAACCTCATGTTCTTTACTCACAATATTATGTCTCTGATGTCTTTTTGGGCAGCTTAAGGCTTTATTGGGTTTCATCAATTAAATAAATGCTGATATACTTACAGAATCCCCATTAACGTGAATactttaggttgcttccatattttttgCCATTATATTCTCACACCTGCATCTCTATGCAATTGTGTAGTATAATTGTGCAATTGTCTATCTCCTTAGGAGAAATTTCTAAGATAAATTGTAGcaagtgggatttctgggtcaaaagttttctttgaaaagaaaattttcaaattttgaacaTATTTCAAACTTCTGCTTCAGAAAAGCTGTACTAACTTTACCTTCCCATCAACActacatgaatatatttatttcctcacagcTATAGCCACAACTGGGTAATccttctttatgattttgaaatctaagtttttattgcatttcactGATTATTGAGACcgaatattttttccttcttcctatttctATATTGAACTGCTGGAATATGCTTCTGTCCTCTTTCCTATTATTCAAATGGCATTTTAGTCTAACCGGAAGCCTGACCATGACCTCCCTTCATAATATGGTTGGGATTATATTCCACATCACAAATACATAAAGGGCTGAAGAGCTACTGCACTCAGTCTCAAGATGCATCTTACCTGATCTCCCCCGCGTGGAGATCTCACACGTCAGGCGCTTGAAATATTCTGGGAGATCAGCATATTCATTTCCATAGGAGATAACTTTAATTCCTTTGTCCAGCATGTTCTCTCGGAGCTTCTTGAACTCATCCACGTCTCCTCTCCGAACCAACATGAAATGTTCTAAGTCAGATTTATGCTTCACAGCCTCCAGAAAAAGGGCTTGGAAAGTGGTGTCATCCACAGTCCAGCCGCAGCCCAGGAAAAGAAACGACTTGTTTTCGTAGAGTTTCTGAATCTCTCTcttgcaagaaaagaaataacatgttAATGACTCCATGAAGACACACATAAGGCATGTCCGAAACAGAAAAGTCAGCAGGGTCTTAACTACAACATTTAACAGACTGTGATGACCAATTAACCACCATTTAAGAGGGTATATTCATCCCACGAAGGAGTCTGatcctatttttttattcctagaaCTTGATGACTGatctaaaattttatctttacctGCATTCTACCAGTCTCTCTTCAGGCTATCACTGGGCAGGCCTGGTTACAGTTTGTCAGATCCAGAGACCAGAAGGCATTGAGAAGTTTTCAATATATTCTACTCTTTCCATTTTCTggatcatatttttcctttttgatttacaCACTGAACCACAGATCACCAAAGAAGACAATTCCATCACCAGAtttgcccgccccccccccaaaaaagtctaCACACTTACAACAtcaatatgtatgtgtgtatctgtacCTATATATGCGTATACGTATAcataaaaacattagaaatgattctgcttgggatgcctgggtggctcagtggttgagtgagttggctcagggcctgatcaggctccctgtgagaagcctgcctctccgtttctctcatgaataaataaaatcttaaaaaaaaaaaggcagggggacgcctgggtggctcagcagttgaatgcctgccttcggcccagggcgtgatcccggggtcctgggatcgagtcccatattgggctccctgcatggagcctgctccttcctctgcctatgtctctgcctctctctctctctctctctgtgtctctaataaataaataaataaaaccttaaaaaaaattattctgcttAAGGGATCAATCACTTAATGTCAAGGATAGATGCAATTAAAACACATGTCAGGGAAAGTATAGGTGAAAAAATGTTCTGTATGCTTTAGAGAGTATCACATTTTCCCGTCTTTCTTTTGCTGCACTATGAAAAGATACTATCATTCTAAGTGACCCCATCCTGAAAACAGCCAGTATACACTGTTCTCAGAGTTGGGGGCCAGTGAATTTTCCCCACATACTGGGGAACGCTAGAGTGTGCTTCTGGTGCTAGAGAGCACTCTACACACACGTATGAACAAGCCTAAAACTTGCATCCACAAAAAGCAACAAACTTTTCACAAAGGTTTTTTAATCctgcctaaaattaaaaaaatatttttgcactgAGCCACAAGTGTGATAATTCAATATAAGCCCATTACCATTCATATACAGGGTCTTTAGAATGTATGTTCTACGAGTGACTGGTCAGTAGAAAGGTGCATATGTTGTTACTGGCAGAGGGGTTTAATACTATCATAAACCAAACAATGAAGGATAATAATGCAAGGATGATACCAAGGACAGAGGGTCAACCAAGAACAAAGTAAAACCCTCCAGCTTGACTCCTGAAGAAATGTTCTACATTTCCTAAGCTAGCATGCAGGACCACAAGCTAAGCAGCACAGAAACAATGTTTCAACGTCCAATTTTAACTCATGGGGAAAATGTTATCCTGTGAAGACCAACTATATATTCAGAGGTTTCctgggaaggctttctggagacCAGCAGCACTCACCATCACTTCAGTGTTCCTGAGCACATTCTGATACCCTGCTGGATGGAGGACAATGCCACTAGGATTGGTGTAGACCCCATGGATGTGTAAGACACTCAGCTTCCGCTTCTCCTGAGCCCACTCTAGAACCTGTATAAGACAAATACAGCTCAACCAAGTTGGCAGGGCTGAGGTTGCTTAAAGCTCCCCACGAGCGTGAGGCTGCTTGACAGACTAGGCCGCTGGTATAACTCTTTATGATTCTGTAAGGTAAGAATGCAAAACCCAGTGTGGACTCAGTTTCCATTCCAGGCACAGATGCTGGGACTGATGGCAGCATGTCTGGTGATTTCTCTTTGAAAGTAACCATCAAAAACCTAGAAATTACTTGTCATTATTTGTGGAAATGCCAGGGCTCTTACCATGGGTGACAAACATGACAGCTACACATGACTACGACTGTTTCAGTAACGATCCCCAAGGAATCAAGCCTCCCTATATCCAGGCCCTGGGTAGTCCCTTTCCACACTTACTCCAGGCTTGGCCATTGGCTTGCTTCAGCCAATGGGGCATTAGCAAACAGGATGCAATCAACAGCCTAAAAAAAATGCTGCCATGaccctcatttctcttttgttgcttttggaaTCTGGCACCACGTAAGTAGCCTTGGCTAGCTTGCTAGAGGTGCGTGGCCTAGACAACTGCCTGCACCAACAGACATGGAAGCAGGGTCATCTGATACCACCGAGCCTTGGTCTAGACGCCAGATGACGACAGCCATGTGGGTGGGTAAAGAACAAAACCAGCAGAACCCCCAACCTCACTTCTAAGCTTAGCTCAAATTGCTCATTCACATTATCACGtgcaaataaaatgtttgaagCCCCAAAGTTTTGGGGCGGTTGTTTATGCAGCTGGTAAGCAACAGAAGAATCACTTCAGTTCCCTGAGTTACCTAAAAGGCTACCAACGAAGAACAATCATTTAGATGACAATGAGGGAAATACGGCCACCTGGATGCCACCATTCCATTTTCTCAAGGAATTGAGAAACCATAATTTCATTCTCATGACATTCTAAGGAAATGAGGTATGGGTTAGGAAAAATAgtgaggaggcacagagatgctGAATGTTACTAGGCCCCATTCTAACCATCTGTCAATGGCTCTATCTACGAGATCTCAATACCGCCCTCTTGTGGACTAAAACTACAAAGCAAATCTTGGGGTTCCAGGATGAAAATGCTAAAGAGGgaccctggttggctcagtggattaagcatctgtctttggctcaggtcatgatcccagggtcctggaatggagccctgcatggggctccttgttcagcagggagcctgcttctccctcctgctccccctgcttgtgcgcttttaaagaagtaaataaaatcttaaaaaaaaaaaaaaaatgcaaaagaaaggaGCGAGTCTGAGAAATACCCTTAACTTTGAAAAGGTCTTTATGCTTCTATTGCTGCTCATAATCTTAGGAGATTATATCAGAAACATCACAGAAGTTGTATCTTGCCAttaatttctgaatttcattCAATCATCTATGGATTCAGAaaagtatttactgaacacctgctACATGGCAAGTACTATATTAGATGTTAGGGTAAGAAGGGCTGACATGGTATCTGTGAAAATTGAGTAGCTATTTCCATGAAATAAACAGCGAGAAAACAAACCAAGATAAAAACTGAAAGTTACAGTAAGTGCCATGaaacaaatgggcaaaaaaaataaggacaggtCCCTTCAAAAAATATAAGGGCAGGTCAGAGAGGCCCTCTTAGAAGTGATACTTGAGACTTACATGTGAAGAAGGAACTTACCATACAAAGCATGGGCTTATTAGTAAGTAGAAAACATGCCAACCAGAGATAACAGGTCTTCACGGCaccatttctttaaatttgatttctttttaaaatttgatttcaagGTCAGCAAAATCACAAGAACAGTATTGTAGCTACTACTCTGGCAGAGGCAGCACTGTGACAATAAATGCCAGTGGGTAAATCAGTTTTCTATCCAAACTCTATTTATCTGGGCTCTAAGTTGAACACAAAGGCAGGCTTCTTGGAAAACAAAGTGGAGAAGGAAAATTGCAAATGCAAAGCAGGACAAACAAGACTTAGGCATTTTAcaacctgtttttttcttcttcaaacatTGTCTCTGACATCTTTTTAtggcaatgaaaatattttccctttcatgGCTTTCACTGTATTTCATCAATTAAATACAAGTTAGTATATCTATAAGAATCCCCTATTGGTGCTAAAGTTCAAATTACAAACTCAAATgaccattttaataaaaaagccTTATGTTGTTAGTTGACAAAGATCAACAGCTATAATTCAATATTATGGTAAATGGCTTACGTATAGCATAGGctatattaaaaatcacaaaactctCTTGAGGTTTCTACTGAACATTAATTAACTTCAACCCAGCTATCACTTGGCTTGAAAGTTGCTCTTCAGAGATAATAGTTTTCATACATTTCCAATAGAGGCCATGAAGAATATATCGTAAGAAAGAACCCTAAATCAGTATTATACTTATCTGATATTAGCAAATCTTAAGGAGATCTTATGGCTCAAATGACTTCCTGTAACCTTGCTCTGAAATTGCATGAAattgtcaaaactcacagaacACTTTTAAGAGCTGTGAATTTGACTGTATTTTATCtcaaaaaccaaaactaaaaatcCAACTAGGGACAAGAATCTTCCTTCCTACCTCAACATACAAACCAGCAGTGCACAATATACCAACTAGAAAACAGTTTTTCTGATGAAGATACAACTCACTAGAGATTATTCctttactttttacctttttctcaTCAGTAAGGTCAAGGGATTCAAGTTGCTTTCCCTGATCTGCTGCGTACAGTTCCAGGAGATTATCAAAATTTGTAGTTAATACCAGGGCTCCATTTTCCATCAGGTGGAGAACTGACTGAAGGAGCTGTTTTCCAGAATCTTCCATCTTTGACTCCAAGTCATCAAATACTTCATATAAACAGTCCTTGAAAAATGTGGATCGAACATTACTAGTTCGCTGGGGA
This window of the Canis lupus dingo isolate Sandy chromosome 5, ASM325472v2, whole genome shotgun sequence genome carries:
- the FAM118B gene encoding protein FAM118B isoform X1; translated protein: MTVWSTKVIISRNWMASTGSQASDIDKILGFFSDGAPPTKKPRKLLPSLKTKKPRELVLVIGTGISAAVAPQVPALKSWKGLIQALLDAAIDFDLLEDEESRKFQKCLHEDKNLVHVAHDLIQKLSPRTSNVRSTFFKDCLYEVFDDLESKMEDSGKQLLQSVLHLMENGALVLTTNFDNLLELYAADQGKQLESLDLTDEKKVLEWAQEKRKLSVLHIHGVYTNPSGIVLHPAGYQNVLRNTEVMREIQKLYENKSFLFLGCGWTVDDTTFQALFLEAVKHKSDLEHFMLVRRGDVDEFKKLRENMLDKGIKVISYGNEYADLPEYFKRLTCEISTRGRSAGMVREGQLNGSSAAHSEIRDCRT
- the FAM118B gene encoding protein FAM118B isoform X2 — translated: MTVWSTKVIISRNWMASTGSQASDIDKILGFFSDGAPPTKKPRKLLPSLKTKKPRELVLVIGTGISAAVAPQVPALKSWKGLIQALLDAAIDFDLLEDEESRKFQKCLHEDKNLVHVAHDLIQKLSPRTSNVRSTFFKDCLYEVFDDLESKMEDSGKQLLQSVLHLMENGALVLTTNFDNLLELYAADQGKQLESLDLTDEKKVLEWAQEKRKLSVLHIHGVYTNPSGIVLHPAGYQNVLRNTEVMREIQKLYENKSFLFLGCGWTVDDTTFQALFLEAVKHKSDLEHFMLVRRGDVDEFKKLRENMLDKGIKVISYGNEYADLPEYFKRLTCEISTRGRSGMVREGQLNGSSAAHSEIRDCRT
- the FAM118B gene encoding protein FAM118B isoform X3, whose amino-acid sequence is MASTGSQASDIDKILGFFSDGAPPTKKPRKLLPSLKTKKPRELVLVIGTGISAAVAPQVPALKSWKGLIQALLDAAIDFDLLEDEESRKFQKCLHEDKNLVHVAHDLIQKLSPRTSNVRSTFFKDCLYEVFDDLESKMEDSGKQLLQSVLHLMENGALVLTTNFDNLLELYAADQGKQLESLDLTDEKKVLEWAQEKRKLSVLHIHGVYTNPSGIVLHPAGYQNVLRNTEVMREIQKLYENKSFLFLGCGWTVDDTTFQALFLEAVKHKSDLEHFMLVRRGDVDEFKKLRENMLDKGIKVISYGNEYADLPEYFKRLTCEISTRGRSAGMVREGQLNGSSAAHSEIRDCRT